The Juglans regia cultivar Chandler chromosome 16, Walnut 2.0, whole genome shotgun sequence nucleotide sequence aaaaagaaacgaaaagtGTGGTCTgcgaaggaagaaaaaaaatatgtgtgaTCCTTCGTTACTGCAGTGGTCTGCTATCGAtcgaagaagaaggaaaataaaaaatgttgtttACTTCAAAGTGTGGTCTGTTACACCGAAggaagaataaaaatttaaccaTTGTTGCCGCAGTGGTCTGCTACTCcatcgaagaagaagaaaaatagcaaATCTTCAAAATGTGGTATGCTatcgaaggaagaagaaaaagtagaacTCTAtacatttcttttgcttttgccTTTTggcctttttactttttttttttccttgtactttttttttttttaatcttccaCGTGGTTTTGCCACGTACAGCCGATTGCATCTCATTTACGCATGCCGATTGTATGTAGCAAAACTgatttcatctttatattttcaaccttcattttgttttgaaattaataatggatataaatagtaaaatgttaagtgaatagtaaaaaaacTGACATAAACAGTATAAAACTAACATAAACAGTGTAAAAATTGACATAACAGtgtaataaataatacaaaactGACATAAATAGCAAAATAAACAGTACAAAACTGACATAAATAGTAAAAAGTTATGTAAACAgtacacttttctttttttcccatcCCATTTCTAAATCATTGTTCCTTCCTGTTCACATCTTTTCCCCTCTGCCGAAACTCACAATTTTAACTTTTGGTAGGAATATAAagtaatttcaattaaaaaaatatattttgagatataaatttatttatggtatattttttaattaattataaatattacctttaattaatatatttataactattattcaatagttataaaatgattttcaatcattgatgggacccacacctttatcaaatcccaaaaagtaaaaactatcacatttcatctcattatctaaacacacatttttttacaaattatctcatcttatcttaactcaaaaatctcactactattaaaaatatctcatctcatctaaactacGTAATCAAATAAAGCCTAggggtttggatagtgagatgagatgagatagttttagatgaaagttgaaagttgaataaaatattattattattttgagatttaaaaaagttaaattatttattatattttatataaaaatttataaaaattataatgatgaaatgagataaaacgagatgagttgagatgattgtGACTAGGGGTGCAAACTGGTCGGTCcggtgatggaccgaaaatattccGTCCATTaacggaccggaccgaacaccctaTAGGTACAAatttggtcggtccggtccggtctggtcggtttctccggtccggaccgaccggtttacacctCTAATTGTGACATCCAAACTTAGATAAGGAACAAGTTGTGGTGAAGTTTTGAAGAGTAGCTGGAGTGCCTTCATCATTGGCATTTCTTGTTATTTGGGTATTggtacaaattttttaatttttaattttttcatgtaatcgttacttaattattatccaAAATACAAAATGCAATACAATTTTCTTAGACctcaagataaaatataaaaaataatataattttttcaaattttaaaataaagataatattaaaaaatcatattcaaacaaaattttaactttataatatttttattcaattttttctctctcatttcataaaattctataaaaaattttaactcaaattatttcattactatttataaattattttattactattaacaagATTATGTGATATTCTAATTGTCCAAATTAGCTCATAACAGCTGTTATTGCCcattatgttgttttttttttgttttattctcaatttatcaactctaatcataatattattataatgaacTTTAAGCGATTTGAAACTTACGTGATCCATATTATAAGAAGatactttaattatattacATCAACTGATGATGATGTTGGAGAGTATATGATAAATTTACGATAAAGTGAGAAAAGCCAGTTATCTAGATAATTAAAGTTACACTGTTTTTCCTCATCTAATTAAGCTTATATTAAATTGTCTACACAATCTTCTTACCCATAAGGAGGAAGGCGACCAAGTTCATCAAATAATGAAAACCATATATCGATCTTCTTTATTTGATGTGATCATAATTATATACCTTTTACGTGTTGGAAAGTGGAAAGTCCCTTTAGACGATACATggaccccccaaaaaaaaaaaaaaatcataaatgcGTCCTTCAAACAGATTTGAGTCTCAATCCGATTTGGGATAGGTGTGGCGCGTGAAAATTCTATACaacttcttattatttatataatttttatatattataatttttttaattttatcaaatatttaatatataaataattaatagaagaattgaataaattttaaaaaaataaatttaaaaaaattttaaaatcttaaaatttaaaaaaatataatgtataaaaattaaaaagattggATAGCAAAACTCGTGGGCACATCCATGCTTTTACCATATCTTGAATCATTCTTGGCCGCAAATGTCAAGGCAAAAATTATGGCTTATTTAGATAGTGGGGTAATAtgagttaataaaatattattttttaatattaatattattttaatattttaaaaaattaaattatttattatattttatataaaaattttaaaaaattataataataaaataaaataaaatcacgcCTTTATCCGAGCAGAGCTTGTTGTCCCATCAAGGAGTATTGTTGCTTGGACTGGTTGGTTGGATGCCTAGTGATTTCGTGGATAAAGGCATCAACTACCTAGTGGACATTACATGCAGCTTTTCtttattaacttaaaaaaaaaaaaaaaagaatgatatgACCATATTTTATCTTTGCCTTTCACGATCACACCCTCCAATGCCGTTCTAATAATGATATatccaattttaaaaatgtacaaatttaatataaaaaaaagtaaatctcaTTTAAAAAGTGCGAAAACGGATCtcatttttatgaatatatataatttttataatggatctatttttttaaacttgtcTAATAGTATTACTAAtcaattcaacttatttttgttatgaactTTTAGATCAATTgataatatcttaatttttcattaaaagaaTCAATAATCGAATCTCTTATCtctcatgtataaaaaaaaattcaacgtatctttagctaaaattttgctacaaaattattatataagaagaattaaatttatcttatataattagttaacgtcttcaaatctaaatatatatattacttcaaCTTTTACTGAAATTATTACTCaattattatcaaaatacaagaATCAAAATGggttttacaatatttaaaataagataaattctACACGAAAATCTTACACctctatttcattttcttctaaaaaaatatcttagaaatatttttcattcaattttttaatttttggttttatttttagtttttatttgacttatatatttttatttagtgtcTATAGgattgaattatattatattgtttataaaaatatattgcaaagaatatattacaaatttattagtagaatagaatatttgaaaagaataaaaaaattaattaaatgataccaaaaaaaagataaattaatatatgatatattataaaagttaaaatataaaatagaaaatataagatttatgaaatttagtgatgtatttaaaaaaaaataaagaaaacataaagtAACTATTGTAATGCTCTAAAAATTGAGATTTCCTTAttattaaaactcattttattataagtttgatcttaacttattatatcaaattacgtCCGTACCTAAAATTTCTGGTTTATATAGGGACTGACACTTTTCATTTGTCATGAGCTAGttggaggaaaaaagaaaaaagaaaacggaaagacaAAAAGGCATCCATGCGAGGAGTCCCACCACGACAAGACACAGCCACATACAAAGGTTGAGGTGAAGAGTTGTGTCGGGCACAGTGTACTGTGCAGGTGATGGGTGGGCTCCACTATGTTTGGATAAAATTGAATACCACCAGAGAGAGTCTCAGACAAACAGACAACCATAATCTTCCCTATCCCCAAACAGACTCCGAACGAATATGCCATTTTGACGGTCCACAATCGTTTTTGCTACTCCACCATAtccccttccttttttttttttttctttttttttttacacatttcCGCCAATCATATAATTCCCAACCTCAGTTTAAGTTCTCGCAATCCAACATGTTTTTCAAACCTCATCCACCCAATTTTTTTCCACGAGAGGCTGTTTTATTGGTGTAAACTTTATCTACTTTGTACCTTTACAAAAACTTGTTTCTTAACTATTGGATACTTGAACAGATTTTTTAAGTAGATAATTCAAATGAGATTAAGGactttctccaaaaaaaaaaaaaaaaaaaagagattaagGACCCACTTGGTTACacatataatatgagataaaaattaaaaattaaataaaatattatttttattttaaaattttaaaattttaaattatttcttatattttatattttaaaaaaattataataattatatgaaatgatttagtttgtgtaaccaaatctctcatattctaaataattcttccttttaaatgattattatcgttattataacaatatatcaacttatatcatctcaccattataattttttcaaagtctaacacaaaatacaataaataatttaatttttttaaatcttcaaaaaaaaataatattctaataatattttattcaactttcaacttttatctcattttatctaatctcaactcactatccaatcTCTAAGATTCTCAacaattcttcattttaaataattattatcattattagaataatataataatataggaaaatgatttgtacaagttgaTAGATATAATCCCCATAAGCCTAAGCAAgactcatttgaaaaaaattatttatttttattataaattttactaaATGTTTGAACCAGATATTTTACACCAATAAACTTATGAGAAATGCTATATAGCCgcctatattatatatcacatatgttttaattttttaattttaatctattaaattaattaaacttttctactcatcatctctacactacatatttgataagaaaaaagataaaaaataaaaaaagatatatattataagaataatgactagaattattctaaacttatatatatatatatatatcatgttattCATTGGAAATAGCATAATgacatatctattttataagttaaatataaactaaatagttattctattatcaatTCTGTGAACAATTATTTAGCAAAGTActtaaataacataacatattttaaaaaattcattttaaaatttgtgagtttggatctcaaactcatctcaactcatcattataattttttaaaatttcaacacaaaatataataaacaatttaacttttttaaattttaaaataataataatattaaaaaataatattctaacaatattttatcatctcaattcaactcaacttacttcaatatctaaacacactctaaattttataaatgaaattttattatttaaataacttataaaaaccAACTTTGAATTTGAGAATGGAACTTGTAAAGATAAAATCACGATGGAGATGAATAGCTTAGcctaatttagataaaaaaaatatttcatatcatcttatattataatttttataaatttatatatcaaatataataattaatttaaaatttaaaaatttaaaataataataatattttatttaatttttttactttttccgaACTCTCAAAACTTAAATGTACAAACCGCACCATAGAATTAAGATAGCCGACACACGTATCTTACGGTATCTATCTCGACGATAATATTCTGGAAATCACTTTAACATTTGGTCTTGTTTACACCGATACGGAGGACGTGTGACAAAAATGGACGGTCCAGGTTAATGATCTGGAAAAGTTGGATcagtagaataaatatattaagaagaatgttaaatattatataaatattatataattaattaaaaaaaaaattattattaaaaattaatttttttttatataaatttcatatttatttaattttttaaaataattacgcgatGCGTAGTCATAACTACGagcatcatttctcatatattaaaTGCTCCTGCTGTTGCAGAAAGGCATCCATGCAAATACAGAGAAGCAAAGACTACCATATTAACTGGAGTAGCCCTCGTTGCATCTTTTCCATCTCTTCTGTATATCTTCCTTATTGCACGGACTGAGAACTCTTAACTACTATTGTTCTCTGCACTgcttattttgtttatttgcttTCTTGAAACCGATCGATTGAGCTTGATCAGTGAATATGAAGAAGATGTCTCCTCGCGCGTGCGCGGACGCCGGCTGCGTAGATAACGGGATCATGCTGTTCGGCGTGCGGGTCACCGAGGGAAACTCGTTCCGGAAGAGTGCCAGTATGACCAATCTCTCGCAGTACGACCAGCAACCTCAAGATTCTAACGTCGAGGCCGGCTATGCCTCAGACGACGTCGTTCCCTCGGGTGGCGGTCGCGAGCGCAAGAGaggtactttttttattatcttagaTCGGGTTTACACTTTTCTTTTTGGATCTttctttctgaattttttttgtattggtTTTTGTTGTGTCTGTGTGTATATTTAGGGGTGCCATGGACGGAGGACGAGCACAGGCTTTTCTTGCTGGGTTTGCAGAAGGTAGGGAAAGGAGATTGGAGAGGGATTTCAAGAAACTTTGTGAAAACAAGAACTCCAACTCAGGTGGCCAGCCACGCTCAGAAGTACTTCCTCCGCCGGACTAACCAGAATCGGAGACGCCGGAGATCTAGTCTCTTTGACATCACCGCCGATACGGTAATTAATTCATCTGAAAAGAGAATTGATCTTTCCAAATTACACGCCATGATTGGTTTCTTTCCGAACCGACTCAAACTAGGGTCCACCCAAATAATGAATCCCAACGAATATTAATTTCCCAGCATTTTTATTGTTGGGCAGTTTCCGGGTTCCTCAATCGACGAAGATCAAGTTTACCATGAAACAGTGCCGCTACCGAAGCCACAGCCACAGCTAAGCCATAATTTCGGCGGATTCCCGATGCCTAATTTTCCAGTGGCGCTCGCTCCTTCAGTGGTACCACTTGCCGTCGAAAACCCACTGGAAAATCTTTCGTTGGGACCCAGCAATCATACAAGGACGTCAAGCAAGCCAATCAGGCCGACACCGATTCTTCCAGTGCCTCCGTCTTTGAAAATGGCTGATCTTAATCTGAACCAGAATACCAACACGGACCCCAGCTTGCCTCTATCACTGAAGCTCTCCACAGCATCGTCGGGCGAGCAGTCACCTCCGGCGACACACTCGTCAACTTTTCAGGTAACTCCCGGCAACTTCAGCAGCAGTACTACTGGAGATAGTATTATCAGTGTTGCTTGAAGAATATATGCTAAAGTCCATGCATACTGTAAAGGTTGCAGATTCGAGTaggaattaaatatgataaaacataattcaattagccaaaaaaaaaaagaaaagaaaaagaaagcaagaagAAAGATATTAGGTAAGAGTACTAGTAGTAGGTGATCAGACCCTTGTTTGTACAGGTTTAGAGAAGATTTAGGGGAGGGATGTCGTTTTCATGAGCGTGGTGGATTTCTTGTTTGAATTTGTCTATCTTTGTTGCGTTTTGGAGTGAAATGATAGAGCACCAGCTACCCCACTCCTGTTATCTCTTCTGCTGCTTTGTTGGAGCTTCAACATGTATCTGAAAGTTGAATATTCTCTTTATCTGATCATCCTTCctacctaatatatatatataaatatatatatatatatatcctatatTCTATCATGtaagttataatgatgatataataataatgtaagtaATTTCTATCATACATTGATGATCTAAACTTTTAACGAGAAGAGTCCTTTGTCACTATTGATATTTCAAATATGCAAGGGTGAGTTTGTTGGCCTATAAACTTCCGAAATCAAAAGAttggaagtagaagaagaacatCGGGTAGGCTCAATGTTGACAGGTCAAACCTTCCACATTAAGTTGGTCTCCCCCTTTCCTTTAATCAGCTTATATTTCCAATCCCTCCATCTGAATTAATGAATTCATTAGCCTGAATGCTCAACATcaccttttccttttaaaaaaaaattaaaaagaaaagaaaaattctattcatcatttccacacaccacatttttttttcctgtaccaaatgtgtgatatatggataatgaatagaagaattcaattagtttaagaagaatataaataataaaaataatgaaaataataaaaataacaaaaataaaataaaaataagtgtagtgtgtggtgtgtggagatgatgagtagtaaatcTCAAAAGAAAAGCACATTGGAACTTACGTGTTTTAGCGTTAAGATCCATATCTGGAGGGTTTGAGGGAAAATTCTTAGTACAAAAGAAATTTACATGCTACTAGCTCTAATCTGTCTCTCTTTGTTACAAGATGAAGGAAGATAGAAGAAGATAGAGGTGAAGTTCGAGGAagaatatgtatgtatatgtcatACCTCTTTAAGCAATTTTCATTAGATAATGATAGGCCTACTACCTCCTACCACCGGTCTACTActcacattattatttttagtttctttcttCTCGGTCTGCACGCTCAGAAGCTCTCCGCATCATTCCTTTACTCCTCTGCACTCATCTATCAGAAACTCGCCTGCCAGAAACTTTGTTCTGCACTTCTCTACTTATAAAGAGGAGACTAACCATCGGTGATGTTATAACCCAAGCGCATAATTCATATTGTAATTTAATGTTAGTCTCAGCTTTATAACATCAAGGATGGTTAGTACTTGCTAAATGAACCCATGATTTTGCCCCATTAATATGAGATCAACTCAGTATTACTAgtgaagtgattattagtgaaattgtatattttttttaattattaagaatgttaaaaaatatgtaaaagaaaataaaataaaaacaaaaaaaattgtactaGTCCCGTTGGGTGTACTCGCTAGCATCATACCCAAACATagtcttcttttttataagtagaggAGTGCAGAGTAGAGTTTCTGACAAGCGAGTTTCTGATGGATGAGTGCAGAGGAGTAGAGGAGTGATGCGGAGAGCTTCTGACGTGCAAAtcgaaaagaaagaaacaaaaaaataatatatgagcAGTAAACCGGTGGTAGGAAGaagtaagcctatcattatccatctttatttatttgtctatcattgtttttttttttttaagtttatatgcttGTCTTGTCCCAAcgtcatttctttttttatttgagttagAGGGTAATATTGCCAAGTGAACTATGTGTCACTGCTCAATCTATTGTGATCTATGCATGCCAAACTCTATGATTTATGTTTTCCTATTTATCTTTTAGGTTTACGCATTGAGTGGAGGTGTAAAACACATAAATTCCACAAACATTCCTCTTCTGCATAAAAAACCATCATCCCAAACTGCATGATAAGAAGATCTTTGACCATATAGGTCGATAATACTTTTGAAATCCTTTTATGCCAACACTAACCATCTTCTTGgtcatacaataattttttttttagtaattttatatatacttataattttacgtacaatgctcattttatcagttttttttttttaaattcaaattttgaatttcaaatttcataatttttaatgtatcaATAATTGTACGTTTACTCgcaagagaaggagaagaacaTGATTTAATGAGGTTCACCACCAACATCTTGGATTTCTCACAAAGCTAAGTTCTTCTTGTCATTGGCCATCTCCTTCGCCATGGCAATTTATGAACTTCAAGTTTAAAGTGATTTCAAGAAAATATGAGGTGATGCAGAAAAATAACAAGGGAGAAATTTAAAGAGGTAGTATTATTGTGCCTTTTAAAAAGGGGGAACGATGAAAGTCAGATTCTTCTGCTCAATTCTAGGAATTTGGTGGGCGTTAAAGGTTTGATTACAGCCAAAGATGCTCATGCAAAGCTATTTTGCGGGTCTCCATGACTTGTACATATGGTTAAAGTCATGATGTATGATGCTTTCACACCATAAaattgtacaaataattttgcTTCTATAAATTGAATTCTTGTTATAGAAAAAGTCAAGAACAACTTATCTCTATGTAACAATGACTTGTACTCCtaacttttaattatatattaatgttggaCAATAATTAGATCAAGATAATATGTCATTGtcttaatcaaaatatttgattttcataattattaagaTATTATCTCATCAAGATATTTATCTTATCCGATCCTtgttaatttttcaataaataaagacATATATGTCTTGCATTCAAGTCACTAAAAATAATCAAGATGTAGCCCTTACAATCTTTCCGCTATTGTTATCTGCCAACTAATCTCTCTTTCTGTCGTGTTCACTTCATCCCGCAAGAGGACTGAGACAAGGAGATCTCCTACCCCCTTACTTGTTCATAATCTGTGCTGAAGGTTTGAGCCAGCTCCTCATAAAATCGTAGCATAAGGTGATATAAGGGAAATAGTTGTGGCCAGAGGGGCACCAGGATTAATCTAAGTACAACACCTTTAGATGCATTAAGGAAAGGGTGTGGCAAAATATACATAATTAGAAGAATAATTTTCTCTCAGAAGCTGGCAAGGAAGTGCTTATTAAGGTTTTCTTACAAGGTATCCCTACATACCCAATGAGTGTCTTTAAACTTCCTAGGAAGTTGTGTAGATATTAAGGCGACGATCTCAAGGTCTTGGTGGTGTCGCAATCAGAAAGAAAGAGGAATCTACTGGAAGAGTTGAGCAAATATTGGCGTTTCAAAGGCTAAGGGTGGAATGAGGTTCAAAGACATTGAATGTTTTAATAGGGCTATGTTGGCCAAACAAGGGTGGAGGATGATGCAAGAATCCTATTCACTAATAGCttgtatatataaagataagTACTTCAAAAATTCACAGCTTCTTGAGGCCATGCTAGGAAACTCCCCATCTCTAATTCGGAGGAGTACTTGGTTTTTGAGGGATGTATTGAATG carries:
- the LOC108989833 gene encoding transcription factor MYB1R1-like isoform X4, encoding MKKMSPRACADAGCVDNGIMLFGVRVTEGNSFRKSASMTNLSQYDQQPQDSNVEAGYASDDVVPSGGGRERKRGVPWTEDEHRLFLLGLQKVGKGDWRGISRNFVKTRTPTQVASHAQKYFLRRTNQNRRRRRSSLFDITADTFPGSSIDEDQVYHETVPLPKPQPQLSHNFGGFPMPNFPVALAPSVVPLAVENPLENLSLGPSNHTRTSSKPIRPTPILPVPPSLKMADLNLNQNTNTDPSLPLSLKLSTASSGEQSPPATHSSTFQRRRRT
- the LOC108989833 gene encoding transcription factor MYB1R1-like isoform X1, with protein sequence MKKMSPRACADAGCVDNGIMLFGVRVTEGNSFRKSASMTNLSQYDQQPQDSNVEAGYASDDVVPSGGGRERKRGVPWTEDEHRLFLLGLQKVGKGDWRGISRNFVKTRTPTQVASHAQKYFLRRTNQNRRRRRSSLFDITADTFPGSSIDEDQVYHETVPLPKPQPQLSHNFGGFPMPNFPVALAPSVVPLAVENPLENLSLGPSNHTRTSSKPIRPTPILPVPPSLKMADLNLNQNTNTDPSLPLSLKLSTASSGEQSPPATHSSTFQRSRGVMRRASDVQIEKKETKK
- the LOC108989833 gene encoding transcription factor MYB1R1-like isoform X3 produces the protein MKKMSPRACADAGCVDNGIMLFGVRVTEGNSFRKSASMTNLSQYDQQPQDSNVEAGYASDDVVPSGGGRERKRGVPWTEDEHRLFLLGLQKVGKGDWRGISRNFVKTRTPTQVASHAQKYFLRRTNQNRRRRRSSLFDITADTFPGSSIDEDQVYHETVPLPKPQPQLSHNFGGFPMPNFPVALAPSVVPLAVENPLENLSLGPSNHTRTSSKPIRPTPILPVPPSLKMADLNLNQNTNTDPSLPLSLKLSTASSGEQSPPATHSSTFQEDRRR
- the LOC108989833 gene encoding transcription factor MYB1R1-like isoform X2; amino-acid sequence: MKKMSPRACADAGCVDNGIMLFGVRVTEGNSFRKSASMTNLSQYDQQPQDSNVEAGYASDDVVPSGGGRERKRGVPWTEDEHRLFLLGLQKVGKGDWRGISRNFVKTRTPTQVASHAQKYFLRRTNQNRRRRRSSLFDITADTFPGSSIDEDQVYHETVPLPKPQPQLSHNFGGFPMPNFPVALAPSVVPLAVENPLENLSLGPSNHTRTSSKPIRPTPILPVPPSLKMADLNLNQNTNTDPSLPLSLKLSTASSGEQSPPATHSSTFQMKEDRRR
- the LOC108989833 gene encoding transcription factor MYB1R1-like isoform X5, with the protein product MKKMSPRACADAGCVDNGIMLFGVRVTEGNSFRKSASMTNLSQYDQQPQDSNVEAGYASDDVVPSGGGRERKRGVPWTEDEHRLFLLGLQKVGKGDWRGISRNFVKTRTPTQVASHAQKYFLRRTNQNRRRRRSSLFDITADTFPGSSIDEDQVYHETVPLPKPQPQLSHNFGGFPMPNFPVALAPSVVPLAVENPLENLSLGPSNHTRTSSKPIRPTPILPVPPSLKMADLNLNQNTNTDPSLPLSLKLSTASSGEQSPPATHSSTFQEKNMI